A genomic segment from uncultured Vibrio sp. encodes:
- a CDS encoding M3 family metallopeptidase, with amino-acid sequence MTATDYLNDLNQRYLAIHRTKEDFFWETYMGISDDHDGSTQAQTAWTRFLSNAEQITAIKQQLEAADSISDPQEKQKTITGLSGWLAMFESHAIEGEKAQALKNQLIAFEAELFEKKQNHVQTFTDENGKQTEGSLPVLSSTIRTNTHEAVRQSAHQALLNLEQWLLENGFIELIKLRNQFARSLGYETFFDYSVQKTEKMTSEQLFDILEDFEQRTRNAHLSSLENLAKEKGQNALTGHNFIYSFAGDVMRDLDPYVPFSKSLRRWVESFGRLNIDYSGATLTLDLLDRKGKYPNGFCHGPIPSFYNQGEWIAAQVNFTSNAKPDQVGSGYDGINTLFHEGGHAAHFANVKMNAPCFSQEFAPTSMAYAETQSMFCDSLLTDADWLKQYALDDEGNSVPDEIIQSMINSRQPFKAYEERSILVVPYFERALYQLNDEELTSERITKLARDCEKQILGLECSPRPLMAIPHLLSDEAACAYQGYLLAHMAVYQTRAYFLDKFGYLTDNPEIGPLLAKHYWHAGNHLSHNETIVSLTGEGFNAKYLADVCNLSPAQAWEVQQQKIKALETRERAPVASLNAAIKVVDGSKELASNTLSDEQMCDDFERYIVKTYGR; translated from the coding sequence ATGACCGCAACGGATTACCTCAACGACCTCAATCAGCGCTACCTCGCGATTCACCGTACTAAAGAAGATTTCTTTTGGGAAACGTATATGGGGATCAGCGACGACCATGATGGCTCGACGCAAGCACAAACAGCCTGGACACGCTTTTTAAGCAACGCAGAACAAATTACGGCAATCAAACAACAACTTGAAGCCGCTGACTCCATTTCTGACCCACAAGAGAAGCAGAAAACCATAACGGGTCTGTCAGGCTGGCTGGCAATGTTTGAGTCGCATGCAATCGAAGGTGAAAAAGCGCAGGCATTGAAGAATCAATTAATTGCCTTTGAAGCCGAGCTGTTTGAGAAAAAACAGAACCACGTACAAACGTTTACTGACGAAAATGGCAAACAAACAGAAGGTTCGCTTCCGGTATTGAGCTCGACCATTCGAACCAATACCCATGAAGCAGTGCGTCAATCCGCTCATCAAGCGTTACTGAATCTTGAGCAATGGTTGCTGGAAAATGGCTTTATTGAGCTGATCAAGCTACGTAATCAATTCGCTCGCTCACTTGGTTATGAGACCTTCTTTGATTACTCAGTACAAAAAACGGAAAAGATGACCTCAGAGCAGCTGTTTGACATTCTGGAAGATTTTGAACAACGTACCCGAAATGCTCACCTGAGTAGCTTAGAAAACTTGGCGAAAGAGAAAGGTCAAAATGCGCTTACTGGCCACAACTTTATTTACTCGTTCGCGGGTGACGTGATGCGTGATCTCGACCCATACGTGCCTTTCTCAAAATCTCTGAGACGCTGGGTAGAATCCTTCGGTCGTTTAAATATTGATTACTCAGGTGCAACGCTGACTCTAGATTTACTCGATCGCAAAGGCAAATACCCGAACGGCTTCTGCCATGGGCCGATTCCTTCTTTCTACAACCAAGGCGAATGGATTGCCGCGCAGGTCAACTTCACCAGCAATGCCAAGCCAGACCAAGTGGGCAGCGGCTACGATGGCATCAATACGCTTTTCCACGAAGGCGGTCACGCAGCACACTTTGCCAACGTTAAAATGAATGCACCTTGCTTTTCGCAGGAGTTTGCACCGACCTCCATGGCTTATGCAGAAACGCAATCTATGTTCTGTGACAGCCTGCTCACTGATGCAGATTGGCTAAAACAGTACGCACTGGATGATGAAGGTAACTCAGTTCCAGATGAGATAATTCAATCGATGATCAACAGCCGTCAGCCATTCAAAGCCTACGAAGAGCGCAGTATCTTAGTTGTGCCATATTTTGAGCGCGCGCTATATCAGCTAAATGATGAAGAATTAACGTCAGAGCGAATCACCAAGCTTGCGCGTGATTGTGAAAAGCAAATCCTTGGTTTGGAATGCAGCCCTCGTCCGTTAATGGCAATTCCACATTTGTTATCGGATGAAGCCGCTTGTGCTTATCAAGGTTATTTACTCGCGCACATGGCGGTTTATCAGACGCGTGCTTACTTCCTGGATAAGTTTGGCTACTTGACCGATAACCCAGAAATTGGCCCACTGCTAGCAAAACACTACTGGCATGCAGGCAACCACTTGTCGCACAATGAAACCATTGTCAGCCTGACTGGTGAAGGGTTTAATGCCAAGTACTTGGCAGACGTATGTAACCTTTCACCAGCGCAAGCTTGGGAAGTTCAGCAGCAGAAAATCAAAGCGCTTGAAACACGAGAGAGAGCACCGGTAGCATCGCTTAATGCGGCGATTAAAGTCGTCGACGGAAGTAAAGAGCTCGCGAGCAACACCCTCTCCGATGAGCAAATGTGTGACGATTTTGAA